Proteins from a single region of Ochotona princeps isolate mOchPri1 chromosome 27, mOchPri1.hap1, whole genome shotgun sequence:
- the KCNA1 gene encoding potassium voltage-gated channel subfamily A member 1 has protein sequence MTVMSGENEDQASAAPGHPAEGSYPRPAEHDEHECCERVVINISGLRFETQLKTLAQFPNTLLGNPKKRMRYFDPLRNEYFFDRNRPSFDAILYYYQSGGRLRRPVNVPLDMFSEEIKFYELGEEAMEKFREDEGFIKEEERPLPEKEYQRQVWLLFEYPESSGPARVIAIVSVMVILISIVIFCLETLPELKDDKDFTGTFHRVDNTTVVYSSGIFTDPFFIVETLCIIWFSFELVVRFFACPSKTDFFKNIMNFIDIVAIIPYFITLGTEIAEQEGNQKGEQATSLAILRVIRLVRVFRIFKLSRHSKGLQILGQTLKASMRELGLLIFFLFIGVILFSSAVYFAEAEEAESHFSSIPDAFWWAVVSMTTVGYGDMYPVTIGGKIVGSLCAIAGVLTIALPVPVIVSNFNYFYHRETEGEEQAQLLHVSAPNLASDSDLSRRSSSTVSKSEYMEIEEDLNNSIAHFRQPNIRTGNCTAASQNCVRKSKLLTDV, from the coding sequence ATGACGGTTATGTCTGGAGAGAACGAGGACCAGGCTTCGGCTGCCCCGGGCCACCCGGCTGAGGGCAGCTACCCACGGCCGGCCGAGCACGACGAGCATGAGTGTTGCGAGCGCGTGGTGATCAACATCTCTGGGTTACGCTTTGAGACGCAGCTCAAGACCCTGGCACAATTCCCCAATACTCTCCTGGGCAACCCCAAGAAGCGCATGCGTTACTTCGACCCCTTGCGCAATGAATACTTTTTCGACCGTAACCGGCCCAGCTTCGATGCCATCCTGTACTACTACCAGTCCGGGGGCCGCCTGCGCAGGCCCGTCAACGTGCCGCTGGACATGTTCTCCGAGGAGATCAAGTTCTACGAGCTGGGCGAGGAGGCAATGGAGAAGTTCCGAGAGGACGAGGGCTTCATCAAAGAGGAGGAGCGCCCCTTGCCGGAGAAGGAATACCAGCGCCAGGTGTGGCTGCTTTTCGAGTACCCCGAGAGCTCGGGTCCAGCGCGTGTCATCGCCATTGTCTCGGTCATGGTCATCCTCATCTCCATCGTCATCTTctgcctggagaccctgcccGAGCTGAAGGACGACAAGGACTTCACGGGCACCTTCCACCGGGTTGACAACACCACGGTGGTCTACAGCTCCGGCATCTTCACCGACCCCTTCTTCATCGTGGAGACGCTTTGTATCATCTGGTTCTCCTTCGAGCTGGTGGTGCGCTTCTTCGCCTGCCCCAGCAAGACGGACTTCTTCAAGAACATCATGAATTTCATCGACATTGTGGCCATCATCCCTTACTTCATCACGCTGGGCACCGAGATAGCCGAGCAGGAGGGCAACCAGAAAGGGGAGCAGGCCACGTCGCTGGCCATCCTCAGGGTGATCCGTTTGGTCAGGGTTTTTAGGATCTTCAAGCTCTCCCGCCATTCCAAGGGTCTCCAGATCCTGGGCCAGACCCTCAAGGCTAGTATGAGGGAACTAGGGctgctcattttctttctgttcatcGGGGTCATCCTGTTCTCTAGCGCAGTGTACTTTGCCGAGGCGGAAGAAGCTGAGTCGCACTTCTCCAGTATCCCCGATGCTTTCTGGTGGGCGGTGGTGTCCATGACCACCGTGGGATACGGTGACATGTACCCTGTGACAATTGGAGGCAAGATCGTGGGCTCCTTGTGTGCCATCGCTGGTGTGCTGACAATTGCCCTGCCCGTACCTGTCATTGTGTCCAATTTCAACTATTTCTACCACCGAGAAACTGAGGGGGAGGAGCAagctcagctgctccacgtcAGCGCCCCGAATTTAGCCTCTGACAGCGACCTCAGTCGTCGCAGTTCCTCCACGGTGAGCAAGTCCGAGTATATGGAGATTGAGGAGGATCTGAATAATAGCATAGCCCACTTTAGACAGCCCAACATCAGAACTGGGAACTGCACCGCAGCTAGCCAGAACTGCGTTCGTAAGAGCAAGCTGCTGACCGATGTTTAA